Sequence from the Streptomyces sp. NBC_00358 genome:
ACGGGCGTCGGCGACGGACACCGGTGCGCGGCCGGGCGGCCCGCTCCCGGCCGGTCCTCGCGTCGGCGCGCCCGCGGGTTCGCCGCCGGGAGCGCGGTCGAGGGCGGCCGCTCGGCGGCCGTGGACCGTCCGCCCCCGGTGCGCGGGCGGGGGCCCGTCCGGCGGAGAGGTCACGGCGTACGGCTCCCCGCCCCAGGAGACACATAGACGTTCACGTCACCGGCACGGTGGAGTGTCCAGGTCCGGGCGTACGCGGGCGGCCTGCTCCCCGGAACGGTGACGACGGCGACGGGCATGCGCCCGGCGGCCGACGTGATGCTCCGCACGGTGGCGTTGGCGTTGTGGCCGCCGATCGCCACCGAGGAACAGCCCGCGTAGAAGGCGATGGGGACGGTCTCGTGGCCGGTGAGCGCGCAGGGCGGCCGTACACCGAGCCGGTGCAGCCGTGCCGCCGTCGCCGCCCAGCCGCTGTGGCTGTCGGTGGTGCGCCGCACGGCGGCCTGCAGGACCGCGAACTGCACGGCCAGATGCCCGGCGAGAGCGACGGCCACCAGGGTCACGATCACCGGCCGCCATCGCCCGGCGGGGAAGGTGAGCAGTTGGACGAGGGCGTCGGCGACCGGGATCGCGACGAGGGCGTAGAGAGGCAGAAGGAAGCGGGGCGCCGCGTACCCGATCATGAAGAGGTACGGGATCCCGGCCGTCGTGGCACAGGCCAGGAGCAGCAGGGTGGGCGTCCGGCGACGGGCCCTGACGGCGATCACCAGCCCGAGGGCCGCGATCAGCGGCAGGACGAACCACCACGCCATCACCACCGGGCTCGGCATGCCTCCGGTGCACGGCCGGCAGAGCACGCGTCCGCCGAGGCTGCGCATCTGGTCGCCGACGGCGACGTTCCAGCCGAGGCCGCCCTGGATGCGCGAACCGTCGGAGAGCCGCTGTCCCAGACCGCCGTAGCTGACGTAGGCCTCTACGATCCACTCGGCCGCGCCGGCCAGCAGGCCCCCGACGAGCACGAGCAGCGGCACGGGCCGCCGCCACCGGGGGACGGCCGCGGCGAGGACGAGGAGGGGCAGGGCCACCCAGACCGCGTCGGGGGGCCGCATCCAGGCCATCAGCGCGGCACCCAGCCCGATCCCCCACAGCGCGGCACGGTCGCCGGGGTCCGCGCGGGCCCGCAGGAAGCACCCGACACAGACCAGGGCGCCGATCGCGACCCAGTAGTTCGGCATGGCCTGCGGACCGTAGAAGAGGGTCACCCACAGCGTCCCGAACAGGGCGCCCGCCACGGCGAGGACGCGCACCGGGAACAGCGCGCGCCAGACGCGCAGGGCCACGAACAGACCGAGTCCGGAGAGCAGCGCGAGGTAGACCCGCAGCAGCGTGGTGGAGGACGACCAGGAGGCGATCGGTGCCACGAGCAGCGGGACACCGCGGGCCCGTGGCGCGCTGAAGAACGCCGCGGGGGCGTGCGGGGACACCTGGCTGACGTACACCGTCTCGTCCCAGCCGAGGCCCATCCACGGGTGCACGAGGACCAGTTGGGCCAGCGTGAAGGCGCCCGCGACCAGGGCGAGCAGGAGCGTGTCGGCAGAACGCCGGGGCACCCGGCCCGACCGGTCCGGCGGTTTGTGACGCCGGGCGCCGATGAGCGGGACGTTCAGGGTCTTGGCCATCGTCCACCCCTTCAGCCCTACACGCTGTAGGGTTTCATTCACCCTACAAGACGTAGGGGAAGGCGGGAGCCGGAGAATCATGGACAAAGTACCGTGCACCGGAAGAAGGCGCCGAGCGGTACGGGCATACGAGGAAGCACACGGGGCGCGGCACACGTCCGGCCCGCCCCGTCGCGCCGGAGTCGCACGCCCCGCGCCGGCACCGTTCCCCGCTCCCCTACGCGCTGTAAGGTGACGGGCATGGCTGGTACAGGCCCCCACGGAAGGGCGGAGCGGCGCAGCGCGGGCGAGCTGGAGAGTGAAGTCCTCGCCGCCCTGTGGGCCACCGACGACGCGATGACACCCGCCGAGATCCAGGCCGAGATCGACGGCCCACTCGCCTACAACACCGTGCACACCATCCTCAAACGCCTGTACGACAAGGGTCTCGTGCTCCGTGACGTTGACGGCCGGCGTGGCGCGTACCGGCCCGCCAAGAACGCGGCCGAGCTGACCGCCGAGGCCATGCACGAGGCGCTCGACCGAGGACCCGACCCGATCGCGGCCCTTCAGCAGTTCGTCACCGGGCTCAGCCGCCAGGAGGAGGCAGCCCTGCGCGACCTCCTCGGAGGCAACGGGCCATGAGGGTCGACGTCTACGTTCCACTGGTCCTGGCGCTGCTCCTGACCGTGATCGCCCCGCAGGTCGGCAGGCGGGTGTCGCCGGGGCTCGCGGCCCGCGCCCTCACCGCGGCGGCCGTGCTCACGGCGGCCGCCTCCACCTGGGCACTCCTGCTCCTCGGAGCCACTCTGATCGACCAGGCGCCCGCGGTGATCGCCGAGGCCGGCGAAGAGGGCCGGGCGCTGCCCGAGCCCGTCCCGGAAACGATCGCCGTGCTGGCGACGGCCGGCCTCGCGGTGATCACCCACCGGGTCCTGCGGGTCGTACGGGCACACATCAGGACCCGCCGCGTCCTGCTCAGGCTCTGCGAGGGGCACCCGCCGGACAGCGAGCTGGTCGTCGCCGCCTCGCCGACCCCGCACGCCTTCGCCATCCCCGGCAAGCCGGGCCGGATCCTGGTCACCGCCGCGATGTTCGGCGCGCTGGATCCCGCCGAACGCCGGGTCCTGCTCGCCCACGAGCGCGCCCATCTCACCCACCGGCACGCGGCGTTGTCGACCGCGGTCACCCTGGCCGCGGCGGCGAACCCGCTGCTCGCGCCCGTCCGCGACACGGTCGCCTTCCTGCTGGAGCGCTGGGCCGACGAGGAGGCCGCGAGCGCCGTCGGGGACCGTCGCACGACGGCCCGCGCCCTGGCGCGTGCCGCCCTCGTCTCGCAGCGCGCCCGCCCGGGCTGCGCCCTGCACTTCTCCGAGCACGCCGTCACCCGCCGGATCGCGGCGCTGCAGACCGCTCCCCCGCCGGTCGTCCGGTCCGTCGGCGCGGCCGTTCTCGCGCTCGGCGCCCTGCCCGCGCTGGGCGCGGCCGACGCCACGGGCGATCTGCTGCGGCTGCTGGGTCAGACACTGCCCTGGGTGTAGGAACCCGGCCCTGGGCGCAGGAACCCGGACCACCGTTCACGGCCGCCGACCGGTACGGTCCCACGACTCCGTGCCGGTGACATCGGATCCCCCGGCCGCCGATGGGTACGGTCCGGCGGCTGCCGATCGGTACGGTCGCGCTCATGACATCTTCCGAGACGGCTGATCCCGGCTCCGCGCGCTCCGGGCGGGTGCGGTTCGCGACGTTCAACGTGCTGCACGGCCGGCCCGTGCAGGACGGCAGACCCCTTCCCGTACCTGCCGCGGACGGGCCCGAGACGCCGCTCGTCCGGGCTGTGGCGTCGCTGGACGCCGACGTGCTGGCGCTCCAGGAGCTGGACCGGTTGCAGGAACGTTCGGGCGGGGTGGACCAGGCGGCGGCCGCCGCGGCGGGGTCCGGGGCACGGTACTGGCGCTACGCGTCCGCGTTCCACGGCACCGCGACGCCGGGCGGCGGCTGGGTTCCGGCACCGTCCGAACCGGGGCTGCGGGTCTACGGCCCGCGCGAGGCGGACGCGGGCGCCGGGGCCCCCTCGCACGGCGTCGCCCTGCTGTCCCGGCTGCCCGTACGGCGCTGGAGTGCGCTGCGGCTGGCCCCGGCACCGCTGCCCATGCCGCTGCGGACTCCCGGCCGGCCTGGACTCACGCTGTCCTGGGACCAGCCGCGGGCCGTACTGGCCGCCGTCCTGGAAGGACCTCGCGGGCCGTTCACCGTGGTGGCGCTGCACCTGTCCTTCGTGCCCGGCTGGAACATCCGCCAGTTGCGCACCGTCCGCGCCTGGATCGCCGGCCTGCCCCGGCCCCGGGTGCTCCTCGGCGACTTCAACCTGCCCGGCGCCGTTCCCCGGGCGGTTCTCGGCCCGGCCGGACCGGGCGGCGGCAGCGGGCTCCCGCGCACCGGGCGGGCGAACCCCCTTGCGCCGCCGCACGGCTGGCGGGATCTGGCCCGCACGCCCACCTATCCCGCGCACCGCCCCCTCGTCCAGTTGGACCACGTCCTGGCCGACGGAATCGGGGCGGGCTCGGTCCGCGGGGTGCAGGCACCGAGCACCCCGATCTCGGATCACCGGGCACTGGTGGTCGAACTCCCGCTGTGACCGGCCCGGGACCCGGCCGCCCGGCCGTGAAGGTGCCTCCCGCGCGCGACGGCCGGGCCGGCCACGCGCCCAGTCGGACCCCTCGTGCCGGGGACACCGCCGCGGTCCCGGCCAGGTGTGCCCGGTGGGCCGATGGTCTCCGGCCCGGTGGGCCATGGAGCGCGCCGCCCGCCCGGCCCGGTGGGCCCCCTGGGCCGATGGCCTCCAGCCCGGTGGGTCAACGAGCGCGCCGCCCGCCCGGCCCTGTGTGCCCCGCTGACGTTGTCCGCCCGGCCCCGACAGAGAGAAGCGCGGCGGCCCGCCGTTCTCGCGCTGCGCTCCGGCGGCCCCGGCGACCCTGCAACCCTGCAACCCCGGGAAGCGTGTGGTCGCGCGCCCGGGGTCCGGCCCGGTTCGCACGACGGCTGTGTCCCGTGTCCGGCCCGCTCAGCGAAGCTGCCCGGCGAACGCGTCGTAGGCCTGTTCGTCGAAGAGCACGAAACGGATCTCCTCGACGTCGGTCCTCGTGGCCCGGACGGTCTCCACCGCGATGCGGGCGGCGTCGTCCATCGGCCAGCCGTAGATTCCCGCGGAGACGGCGGGGAAGGCGACCGTACGGGCGCCGAGCTCGTCGGCGACCCGCAGCGACTCCCGGTAGCAGGAGGCCAGCAGCTCCGACCGGTCCTCGGCCCGCGCGTAGCGCGGGCCGACGGTGTGGATCACCCAGCGGGCGTCGAGGTCGCCCGCGGTCGTGGCGACCGCCCGGCCGGTCGGCAGCCCCTTGCCGTAGTGGCCGGCGCGCAGCTCGCGGCACTCGGCGAGGACGGCCGGGCCGCCGCGGCGGTGGATGGCCCCGTCGACGCCTCCGCCGCCGAGCAGCGAGGAGTTCGCCGCGTTGACGACGGCGTCGACGCTCTGCCGGGTGATGTCGCCCTGCACCAGCGTGATCGTGGTCATGACTCCCTCAGCCTCCTTCTCTCAGCCTCCTCCAGACGGCCTTCGCCGCGTTGTGCCCCGACATGCCGTGCACACCGGGGCCGGGCGGAGTGGCCGAGGAGCACAGGAAGACGGCGGGGTGCGGGGTGCCGTACGGGTGCAGGGACAGCCTGGGGCGGAGCATGAGCTGGAGTCCGGAGGCGGCACCGCAGGCGATGTCACCGCCCACGTAATTGGCGTTGCGGGCGGCGAGCTCGGGCGGTCCGGCGGTCGCGCGGGCCAGGACGCGGTCACGGAAGCCCGGGGCGAACCGCTCCAGCTGGCGCTCGATCGCGTCGGTGAGGTCTCCGGTCCAGCCGTTCGGGACATGGCCGTACGCCCAGAAGACCTGTTTGCCCTCGGGGGCCCGGGAGGGGTCCACGACACTCGGCTGCACGGTGATCAGGAAGGGGGCGTCGGGCGCCCTGTCCTCGCGGGAGGCCGCCCGCAGCGCCCTGCCGATCTCCGCTCCGCTCGCTCCGACCTGCACCGTCCCGGCGACCCGGGCCTTCTCGGCGGTCCAGGGCACGGGTCCGTCCAGCGCGTAGTCGATCTTGAAGGCGGCGGCCCCGTAGCGGTAGCCCTCGTAGTACCGCCCGAACCCGGCGATGCGGGCCAGTGCCTTGGGCGAGGTGTCGAAGACGTAGGCGCGCGCGGGCGGCAGATCGTCCAGTCGCTTGACCTCGTAGTCGGTGTGGACGGTGCCGCCGAGGTCCTGGAGGTACGCGGTGAGCGCGTCCGGGATGGACTGCGAGCCGCCGCGCGCGACGGGCCAGCCCCGGGCGTGCGCGGCCAGCGCGAAGACCAGGCCGACGGCGCCCGTGGCGACACCGTCCAGCGGCGCCATGACGTGCGCGACCAGACCGGCGAACAGGGCTTTGGCCCGCTCGTCGCGGAAGCGGCGCATCAGCCAGGTCGACGGCGGCAGCCCGGCCAGGCCGAAGCGGGCGAGGGTCACCGGGTCCCGGGGCAGCGAGGTCAGCGGCAGCGACATGAAGTCGTGCGCCAGG
This genomic interval carries:
- a CDS encoding BlaI/MecI/CopY family transcriptional regulator — its product is MAGTGPHGRAERRSAGELESEVLAALWATDDAMTPAEIQAEIDGPLAYNTVHTILKRLYDKGLVLRDVDGRRGAYRPAKNAAELTAEAMHEALDRGPDPIAALQQFVTGLSRQEEAALRDLLGGNGP
- a CDS encoding endonuclease/exonuclease/phosphatase family protein is translated as MTSSETADPGSARSGRVRFATFNVLHGRPVQDGRPLPVPAADGPETPLVRAVASLDADVLALQELDRLQERSGGVDQAAAAAAGSGARYWRYASAFHGTATPGGGWVPAPSEPGLRVYGPREADAGAGAPSHGVALLSRLPVRRWSALRLAPAPLPMPLRTPGRPGLTLSWDQPRAVLAAVLEGPRGPFTVVALHLSFVPGWNIRQLRTVRAWIAGLPRPRVLLGDFNLPGAVPRAVLGPAGPGGGSGLPRTGRANPLAPPHGWRDLARTPTYPAHRPLVQLDHVLADGIGAGSVRGVQAPSTPISDHRALVVELPL
- a CDS encoding M48 family metalloprotease, whose protein sequence is MRVDVYVPLVLALLLTVIAPQVGRRVSPGLAARALTAAAVLTAAASTWALLLLGATLIDQAPAVIAEAGEEGRALPEPVPETIAVLATAGLAVITHRVLRVVRAHIRTRRVLLRLCEGHPPDSELVVAASPTPHAFAIPGKPGRILVTAAMFGALDPAERRVLLAHERAHLTHRHAALSTAVTLAAAANPLLAPVRDTVAFLLERWADEEAASAVGDRRTTARALARAALVSQRARPGCALHFSEHAVTRRIAALQTAPPPVVRSVGAAVLALGALPALGAADATGDLLRLLGQTLPWV
- a CDS encoding phytoene desaturase family protein, with the translated sequence MLDTVVVGAGPNGLTAAVELARRGLSVAVFEARDTVGGGARTEELTLPGFRHDPCAAAHPLGVNSPAFRAMPLERYGLEWLHAELPMAHPFLDGSAAVLSRSVAETAASFGPRDAGAYRRLVAPFLSKWDTLAHDFMSLPLTSLPRDPVTLARFGLAGLPPSTWLMRRFRDERAKALFAGLVAHVMAPLDGVATGAVGLVFALAAHARGWPVARGGSQSIPDALTAYLQDLGGTVHTDYEVKRLDDLPPARAYVFDTSPKALARIAGFGRYYEGYRYGAAAFKIDYALDGPVPWTAEKARVAGTVQVGASGAEIGRALRAASREDRAPDAPFLITVQPSVVDPSRAPEGKQVFWAYGHVPNGWTGDLTDAIERQLERFAPGFRDRVLARATAGPPELAARNANYVGGDIACGAASGLQLMLRPRLSLHPYGTPHPAVFLCSSATPPGPGVHGMSGHNAAKAVWRRLREGG
- a CDS encoding O-acetyl-ADP-ribose deacetylase yields the protein MTTITLVQGDITRQSVDAVVNAANSSLLGGGGVDGAIHRRGGPAVLAECRELRAGHYGKGLPTGRAVATTAGDLDARWVIHTVGPRYARAEDRSELLASCYRESLRVADELGARTVAFPAVSAGIYGWPMDDAARIAVETVRATRTDVEEIRFVLFDEQAYDAFAGQLR